Proteins found in one Lycium ferocissimum isolate CSIRO_LF1 chromosome 6, AGI_CSIRO_Lferr_CH_V1, whole genome shotgun sequence genomic segment:
- the LOC132060586 gene encoding SKP1-like protein 11: MASSSAATEQKKMLILKSSDGEEFELEESIAVQCGTIKNIVEEDFSHIPLPNVDAKTLSKIIEYMKKHAETDSNEEEIKDFDKKFVQGTINDLYELVLAANYLHNSGLMDLLCQSIADRIKNKSVKAVREIFNVTNDFTPEEEEEVRKEHLWAHEEGEFDESLD; this comes from the coding sequence ATGGCATCATCATCAGCAGCAACGGAGCAGaaaaaaatgttgatattgaaATCCTCCGACGGCGAAGAATTTGAATTGGAAGAATCCATCGCCGTTCAATGTGGAACCATCAAAAACATAGTGGAGGAAGATTTCAGCCATATCCCGCTTCCAAACGTTGATGCCAAAACCCTAAGCAAAATTATCGAATACATGAAGAAGCACGCCGAGACTGATTCGAACgaagaagaaatcaaagatttcGACAAGAAATTCGTGCAAGGTACCATCAACGACTTGTATGAACTTGTACTGGCAGCAAATTACCTTCACAATAGTGGTTTGATGGATCTGTTGTGCCAGTCGATTGCCGATAGAATTAAGAACAAGTCGGTAAAAGCTGTTCGGGAGATATTCAATGTCACTAATGATTTCACAccagaggaagaagaagaggttcGTAAGGAACATCTATGGGCACATGAAGAAGGAGAATTTGACGAATCTCTTGATTAG